A genomic window from bacterium includes:
- a CDS encoding glycosyltransferase — translation MIGDGIEKCGGEVKYILSRGYRALGDEYGNEIYFTEYNTKRLELGEAARSYLHGRMKEIACKYPPRAILFYNTHPLNPIIANRFKAKNPDVLTVLYLHDPYKDSKREYGLTNSLKINLVEIIQKTTAKYIDHVISPSENSGKIYRDHYKDRNSEHHICPLLIPDKGVVKQDNRRYFSMIGNVSMATGHDTFIQLINYVARKKLEYKFVLVSSNNIYKYTNHLTEAGKEKLTLVNKPIITDKEINEIVSRSYAVFRLDKEITQSGVIPDSYMNGTPVIVRDIPGLTQDVSHRENGMVISKSAGIEEIIEAMRYVEENINSMSTEARKAYENTWSDNRFIDYYGWLIDAIFK, via the coding sequence GTGATAGGTGATGGAATCGAAAAATGCGGTGGCGAAGTCAAATATATATTATCAAGAGGCTATCGGGCGCTAGGGGATGAATATGGTAACGAGATATATTTTACAGAATACAATACTAAGAGATTGGAACTCGGCGAAGCAGCACGATCCTATTTGCATGGTAGAATGAAAGAAATTGCGTGTAAATATCCACCAAGAGCTATCCTTTTCTATAATACACATCCACTAAATCCGATAATAGCTAATAGATTCAAGGCCAAGAACCCGGATGTCTTGACCGTTCTGTATCTTCACGATCCCTATAAAGACTCAAAGCGGGAGTATGGTTTAACAAACTCGCTGAAAATCAACCTGGTAGAGATTATTCAAAAGACTACAGCAAAATATATTGATCATGTAATATCACCCTCAGAGAATTCTGGCAAGATATATAGGGATCATTATAAAGATAGAAATTCGGAGCACCATATCTGCCCCCTACTAATTCCAGATAAAGGAGTAGTGAAACAAGATAACAGACGCTATTTCTCAATGATTGGCAATGTCAGCATGGCTACCGGCCACGATACATTTATACAGCTTATTAACTATGTGGCAAGAAAGAAGCTGGAATATAAGTTTGTTCTGGTCAGCTCAAATAATATCTATAAATATACGAATCATTTAACAGAGGCCGGGAAAGAAAAACTGACTCTCGTGAATAAACCCATTATAACAGATAAGGAAATAAACGAGATTGTTTCAAGAAGCTACGCAGTCTTCAGGCTTGATAAAGAGATAACTCAGAGCGGAGTAATCCCGGATTCTTATATGAATGGAACACCTGTTATAGTCAGAGATATACCTGGGTTAACACAAGACGTGTCACATAGAGAGAATGGGATGGTTATTTCAAAATCTGCGGGAATAGAGGAGATTATTGAGGCGATGAGATATGTTGAAGAGAACATTAATAGTATGTCTACAGAGGCACGTAAAGCTTACGAGAATACTTGGTCAGACAATAGATTCATTGATTATTATGGTTGGTTGATAGATGCTATTTTCAAGTAA
- a CDS encoding class I SAM-dependent methyltransferase — protein sequence MIEQGKKHILSMRMEVTYRYWVKKLRRIGNLTRDTSFAALDVGCGVGNFLERLEKWYPRAELNGIDIADESIILAGKKLNRTKLTTGDCSCLPYIDSCFDVVTAFQVIEHLKDPETFIIEARRVLKCGGIFAITTPNPEGICAQRLGNRWHGYIDDHISLNGISVWREMIENSGFEIRSDGTTGLTGYGIFRKTPLALINWIPMSICGYFPWRKGESYTVIAVKETKTGKNDLYS from the coding sequence ATGATAGAACAGGGAAAGAAACACATATTAAGTATGCGGATGGAGGTAACCTACAGATATTGGGTAAAGAAGTTGCGCAGAATAGGAAATCTAACAAGAGATACTTCCTTTGCAGCGCTTGATGTAGGCTGTGGGGTTGGCAACTTTCTAGAACGATTGGAGAAGTGGTACCCTCGAGCAGAGTTGAATGGAATCGATATAGCCGATGAATCCATAATACTTGCAGGTAAGAAGCTGAACAGAACGAAATTGACTACGGGCGACTGCTCCTGTCTGCCTTACATTGACTCATGCTTTGATGTAGTAACAGCTTTTCAGGTTATAGAGCACCTGAAGGATCCCGAAACATTCATTATCGAAGCAAGACGAGTATTAAAGTGCGGAGGAATATTTGCAATAACAACTCCTAACCCAGAAGGTATTTGTGCACAACGTCTTGGTAATAGGTGGCATGGATACATAGACGATCATATTTCCTTAAATGGAATTAGTGTGTGGAGAGAGATGATAGAGAATAGCGGATTTGAAATTAGAAGCGATGGGACAACAGGATTAACAGGATATGGGATATTTAGGAAGACACCGCTTGCCTTAATCAATTGGATACCAATGTCAATATGCGGATATTTCCCATGGAGAAAGGGAGAAAGCTATACAGTTATTGCTGTCAAAGAAACGAAGACAGGTAAAAATGATTTATATAGTTAG
- a CDS encoding glycosyltransferase: MQNQRTHFVVSIREIEMKVLFVTPAYEPAWAFGGTVTSVSQLCNALSRKGADITVYTTDADGKGGHLINMEKTASRNGDVSVKYFRCNLGKSRAFYSRELATSLKENISKFDLVHVSSIWQWHQIAVERFSVKNEIKYIISPHGSLREEALFSVGNQLIKKMYWSLFVKKAIESAAAISFLNERERTDAKEYVRIPESFIVPNGVDCETEYISKKDAMEFRQALGIDGASILILFLGRVHKVKNIDLVIQAIPFLLREGHNVHFIIAGPIEDKHYYSSLKNMTRELNIEKRVVWYGLADEVDKHKLQAISDLMILPSMTEGVSMSLLEALASSTPVLLTSNATNSEEIEASRAGIIVEPEIAGVRKGLIRLFSEPRLLEETGENARRLALEKYNISNVALLMMQAYEDILSGKRHPELMWEDPQGPAL, encoded by the coding sequence TTGCAAAACCAGAGAACACACTTTGTGGTTTCTATAAGGGAAATAGAGATGAAAGTCTTATTTGTGACGCCTGCTTATGAACCAGCATGGGCATTTGGGGGTACTGTTACATCAGTAAGCCAACTCTGTAATGCCTTATCGAGAAAAGGAGCAGATATAACAGTCTACACTACCGATGCGGACGGTAAGGGGGGGCACCTCATCAATATGGAAAAGACAGCTTCAAGGAATGGAGATGTTTCAGTTAAATATTTTAGGTGCAATTTGGGGAAGAGCAGAGCATTTTACTCAAGGGAGCTTGCTACGTCTCTGAAAGAGAATATTTCAAAGTTCGATTTGGTGCATGTTTCTTCAATCTGGCAATGGCATCAAATTGCAGTTGAACGCTTCAGTGTTAAGAATGAGATTAAATATATTATTTCTCCACATGGCAGTTTAAGGGAGGAGGCGCTCTTCTCAGTCGGGAACCAGCTTATTAAGAAGATGTATTGGAGCCTTTTTGTAAAAAAAGCTATTGAGTCAGCAGCGGCAATCAGCTTTTTAAATGAGAGAGAGAGAACGGACGCTAAAGAATATGTGAGAATTCCTGAGAGCTTCATTGTTCCGAATGGAGTAGATTGTGAAACGGAATACATTAGTAAGAAGGATGCCATGGAGTTTAGACAAGCTCTAGGCATAGATGGAGCTTCAATCCTTATTCTTTTTCTGGGAAGAGTACATAAAGTAAAGAATATTGATTTAGTAATCCAAGCTATTCCCTTCTTATTACGGGAAGGCCATAATGTGCATTTCATTATTGCCGGACCTATAGAGGATAAGCATTACTATTCTTCACTTAAGAACATGACCCGAGAACTGAATATTGAGAAGAGAGTGGTCTGGTATGGTCTTGCAGACGAAGTCGATAAGCACAAGTTACAGGCGATTTCAGATTTAATGATCCTTCCTAGCATGACCGAGGGCGTAAGCATGTCATTATTAGAAGCTTTAGCATCATCGACCCCTGTATTGTTGACCAGTAATGCCACCAATTCAGAGGAAATAGAAGCATCTAGAGCAGGAATAATAGTTGAACCAGAAATAGCTGGCGTAAGAAAAGGGTTAATAAGACTATTCTCAGAACCTAGATTACTGGAAGAAACAGGCGAAAATGCAAGAAGACTTGCTCTTGAGAAATACAACATTAGTAATGTCGCACTCCTAATGATGCAAGCTTATGAAGATATATTGTCAGGTAAGAGACACCCAGAATTGATGTGGGAAGATCCTCAAGGGCCAGCCTTATGA
- a CDS encoding glycosyltransferase, whose protein sequence is MIGQAMGSNNIVILHNIVTPYRNALFSEIARIHDDFKVIFIAETEIPRDWIIDKGNMQYDYEILYRKPLESINKLNLVARTFSSLRKLNAKVLIIAGYDSPAFWTALLWKRLYRRKAIILSASNEEDRRRIFLREMLKRRFIRNCDAAIVYGSKGREYIRKLGMCPGRIFLMGNSVDNEFYWKKSAEFRLEKHALRKELALRKVNILYVGRFSKEKNLIFLLDCINSLPVDDKKVCGLVMVGSGPLMGEVQDYVQKHNMKNVYLAGFKQKEELALYYGICDVLVLPSLSETWGLVVNEAMASGLPIIVSRRCGCYPDIIKEGINGFSFDPHNKEELMNHISNMVKGVYDLKGMGKASRSIIDEYSPAKTAERLLEAVGSI, encoded by the coding sequence GTGATTGGTCAAGCAATGGGATCGAATAATATCGTAATCTTGCACAATATTGTAACGCCATATAGAAATGCTCTGTTTTCGGAAATAGCGAGGATCCATGATGATTTCAAAGTTATCTTCATCGCAGAAACCGAAATCCCTAGGGATTGGATAATTGATAAAGGAAATATGCAATACGACTATGAGATATTGTATAGGAAGCCATTAGAAAGTATCAACAAACTGAATTTAGTCGCGCGCACTTTCTCGAGTCTTCGCAAGTTGAATGCAAAAGTCCTAATAATCGCAGGTTACGATAGTCCTGCATTTTGGACTGCCCTGCTTTGGAAAAGGCTTTACAGGAGAAAAGCTATAATCCTATCGGCTTCGAACGAAGAAGATAGAAGGCGGATCTTTCTTAGGGAGATGTTGAAGAGAAGATTCATACGTAATTGTGATGCGGCAATCGTATATGGTTCTAAGGGAAGAGAATATATAAGAAAGCTAGGTATGTGCCCGGGAAGGATATTCCTGATGGGTAATTCTGTAGACAATGAATTCTATTGGAAGAAATCTGCCGAATTCCGTTTAGAAAAACATGCTTTGCGAAAAGAGCTAGCATTGAGAAAAGTTAACATTCTATACGTTGGAAGGTTTTCAAAGGAGAAGAACCTCATTTTCTTATTAGATTGTATTAATTCACTTCCGGTTGATGATAAGAAAGTTTGTGGTTTAGTAATGGTTGGATCTGGACCATTAATGGGCGAAGTCCAAGATTATGTACAGAAGCACAATATGAAAAATGTTTATCTGGCAGGTTTTAAGCAAAAGGAAGAGCTGGCTTTATATTATGGGATATGTGATGTATTGGTTCTACCTAGTTTGAGCGAAACATGGGGACTAGTGGTAAATGAGGCCATGGCATCCGGGTTGCCTATTATTGTTTCAAGAAGGTGCGGTTGTTACCCAGATATTATAAAAGAAGGCATCAATGGCTTCTCTTTTGATCCACACAATAAAGAGGAACTTATGAACCATATATCTAATATGGTAAAAGGAGTATATGACCTTAAGGGGATGGGCAAAGCGTCTAGGTCGATAATAGATGAATATTCGCCGGCCAAGACAGCGGAAAGATTGTTAGAGGCTGTAGGGTCTATCTAA
- a CDS encoding O-antigen ligase family protein, which produces MSFQIVFMAQALVCIASYFLFFRENEAPRILKLLVVVAYLTVPLTIIVTGIASAIYVSDLMLPVLIIYLVKNNTEVSRILNDKYVVSIFFLLIVLPIITGLCLSIIGDYTILSLDSAIWFYRNLNLVIVLIVGMSTKMDQKQTGGFLEINLYFGVVLSIAGLVSYFTPFKLAIFESIRLGQQGSEILSYQEFGYGFLGLFRGSTGQWFVLLILMAIGGYSFISRGYKKVAWILILSGTGVILLSYSRIALIGLATGLLIIGMIALKGKRKIVMVIVIAAIALWFYLEPQLVENRYSFIEPGSIQTLFEQGEVRIRGWEESIEYLEDNGQNVALGIGPANTELSYKITGLYGPHNEYINAIFTSGIFELLLLFFVLWQMIMRLYQKGRNSDKRTKQLFWGFIAIVVANIVIGITQAHLLHDYATYTFGFYLFLIYGAIMGSCDSDWSSNGIE; this is translated from the coding sequence ATGAGTTTTCAAATAGTATTTATGGCGCAAGCCTTAGTATGCATAGCATCTTATTTCTTGTTTTTCAGAGAGAATGAAGCTCCTCGAATCCTGAAACTCTTGGTTGTTGTCGCATATCTTACTGTGCCATTGACAATAATAGTAACAGGTATAGCAAGCGCAATATACGTTTCCGATTTAATGTTACCTGTGCTCATAATATATTTGGTGAAGAATAATACAGAGGTATCGAGAATCCTCAATGATAAATATGTAGTAAGTATATTCTTCCTATTAATAGTACTCCCCATTATCACTGGTTTATGTTTATCAATAATAGGTGACTATACGATTCTATCTCTTGATTCTGCAATTTGGTTCTACAGAAATCTAAATCTGGTTATTGTTCTTATTGTTGGCATGAGCACAAAAATGGATCAGAAACAAACGGGTGGTTTTCTAGAGATAAACCTGTATTTTGGTGTGGTGCTTTCTATAGCCGGCCTGGTTAGTTACTTCACTCCGTTTAAACTAGCGATCTTCGAGAGCATAAGGCTTGGACAACAGGGAAGCGAGATACTTTCATACCAGGAATTTGGTTATGGTTTCCTGGGGCTATTCAGAGGCTCAACAGGTCAATGGTTTGTACTGCTGATATTAATGGCCATTGGAGGCTATTCCTTTATTTCAAGGGGATATAAGAAGGTCGCTTGGATACTGATCTTGTCGGGGACTGGGGTTATATTATTAAGTTATTCCAGAATTGCACTGATTGGATTAGCGACAGGATTACTGATTATCGGAATGATTGCCCTAAAAGGCAAGAGAAAAATTGTGATGGTAATAGTAATTGCTGCTATTGCTTTGTGGTTTTATCTTGAGCCTCAACTTGTTGAGAATAGATACTCTTTCATTGAACCAGGGAGTATACAGACACTCTTTGAACAGGGAGAAGTGAGAATAAGGGGCTGGGAGGAGAGCATAGAATATTTAGAAGATAATGGGCAGAATGTTGCTCTTGGAATTGGCCCGGCAAACACAGAACTATCATATAAAATTACTGGTCTATACGGGCCTCACAATGAATATATAAACGCAATATTTACATCAGGAATCTTTGAGCTTTTACTGTTGTTTTTCGTGTTATGGCAAATGATCATGAGGTTGTATCAAAAAGGGAGGAATTCGGATAAACGGACAAAGCAACTATTTTGGGGCTTTATTGCGATAGTTGTAGCAAATATAGTAATTGGAATAACGCAGGCTCATTTATTGCATGATTATGCAACATATACTTTTGGATTTTACCTCTTCCTAATATATGGAGCTATCATGGGTTCGTGCGATAGTGATTGGTCAAGCAATGGGATCGAATAA